The Gammaproteobacteria bacterium region CCTTGGTCGACATCACAATAAGCCGTTACTCGCTCGCGCCTGTTGCTCAACGTGTACGAGCACAGAGCTCGTCAGCAGTGAAAAAATAGGCGATTTCCTGTGCGGCGGTCTCCGCGGCATCGGATCCGTGCACGGCATTTTCATCGATGGAATCGGCGAAGTCGGCGCGAATCGTGCCGGCCGCGGCCTCTTTCGGGTTGGTCGCACCCATCACTTCACGATTCTTGAGGATGGCGCCTTCGCCCTCCAGCACCTGTACCATCACCGGACCGGAGATCATGAAATCCACCAGATCCTTGAAGAAGGGGCGCTCTTTGTGCACGGCATAAAAGCCTTCGGCCTGTTCGCGGGTGAGATGCAACAT contains the following coding sequences:
- the ndk gene encoding nucleoside-diphosphate kinase; translated protein: MAIERTFSIVKPDAVAKNHIGEIYARFEKAGLKIVAAKMLHLTREQAEGFYAVHKERPFFKDLVDFMISGPVMVQVLEGEGAILKNREVMGATNPKEAAAGTIRADFADSIDENAVHGSDAAETAAQEIAYFFTADELCARTR